The following are from one region of the Ochotona princeps isolate mOchPri1 chromosome 15, mOchPri1.hap1, whole genome shotgun sequence genome:
- the SMARCD1 gene encoding SWI/SNF-related matrix-associated actin-dependent regulator of chromatin subfamily D member 1 isoform X3 produces the protein MAARAGFQSVAPSGGAGASGGAGAAAALGPGGTPGPPVRMGPAPGQGLYRSPMPGAAYPRPGMLPGSRMTPQGPSMGPPGYGGNPSVRPGLAQSGVDQSRKRPAPQQIQQVQQQAVQNRNHNSAKKKKMADKILPQRIRELVPESQAYMDLLAFERKLDQTIMRKRLDIQEALKRPIKSALSKYDATKQKRKFSSFFKSLVIELDKDLYGPDNHLVEWHRTATTQETDGFQVKRPGDVNVRCTVLLMLDYQPPQFKLDPRLARLLGIHTQTRPVIIQALWQYIKTHKLQDPHEREFVICDKYLQQIFESQRMKFSEIPQRLHALLMPPEPIIINHVISVDPNDQKKTACYDIDVEVDDTLKTQMNSFLLSTASQQEIATLDNKIHETIETINQLKTQREFMLSFARDPQGFINDWLQSQCRDLKTMTDVVGNPEEERRAEFYFQPWAQEAVCRYFYSKVQQRRQELEQALGIRNT, from the exons ATGGCGGCCCGGGCGGGTTTCCAGTCTGTGGCTCCGAGCGGCGGCGCCGGAGCCTCGGGCGGGGCCGGCGCGGCGGCTGCCCTGGGCCCGGGTGGGACGCCGGGGCCTCCCGTGCGAATGGGCCCGGCGCCGGGCCAGGGGCTGTACCGCTCCCCGATGCCGGGAGCGGCCTATCCG AGACCAGGTATGCTGCCAGGCAGCCGAATGACACCTCAGGGACCTTCCATGGGACCCCCTGGCTACGGGGGGAATCCTTCAGTccgacctggcctggcccagtcagggGTGGACCAGTCCCGCAAGAGACCTGCGCCTCAGCAGATCCAGCAAGTCCAGCAGCAGGCGGTGCAGAACCGAAACCATAA CAgtgcaaagaaaaagaagatggcTGACAAAATTCTACCTCAGAGG ATCCGTGAACTGGTGCCGGAATCCCAGGCCTACATGGACCTCTTGGCTTTCgaaaggaaactggatcagaccATCATGAGGAAACGGCTCGATATCCAAGAGGCCTTGAAACGTCCCATCAAG TCAGCCTTGTCCAAGTATGATGCCACCAAACAAAAGAggaagttttcttccttttttaagtcCTTGGTGATCGAACTGGACAAAGATCTGTATGGGCCAGACAACCACCTGGTAGAA TGGCACAGGACCGCCACCACCCAGGAGACGGATGGCTTCCAGGTGAAGCGGCCAGGCGATGTGAACGTACGATGTACGGTTCTGCTGATGCTGGACTATCAG cctccccagtTTAAATTGGATCCTCGCCTGGCTCGGCTCTTGGGCATCCACACCCAGACTCGTCCAGTGATCATCCAAGCACTATGGCAGTATATTAAGACACACAAACTCCAGGACCCTCACGAGCGGGAGTTTGTCATCTGTGACAAGTACCTCCAACAG ATCTTTGAGTCTCAACGCATGAAGTTTTCGGAGATCCCTCAGCGGCTCCATGCGTTGCTCATGCCACCGGAACCCATCATCATTAATCACGTCATCAG TGTTGACCCAAATGATCAGAAAAAGACAGCCTGTTACGACATTGATGTGGAGGTGGATGATACCTTGAAGACGCAGATGAATTCTTTCCTGCTGTCGACCGCCAGTCAGCAGGAGATAGCAACTCTGGACAACAAG ATCCATGAGACGATAGAAACCATCAACCAGCTGAAGACGCAGCGAGAGTTCATGCTGAGCTTTGCCAGAGACCCTCAGGGGTTCATCAATGACTGGCTGCAGTCCCAGTGCCGGGACCTCAAG ACCATGACTGACGTGGTGGGGAACCCGGAGGAGGAGCGCCGTGCCGAGTTCTACTTCCAGCCCTGGGCTCAAGAGGCCGTGTGCCGCTACTTCTACTCCAAG GTGCAGCAGCGGCGACAAGAATTAGAGCAAGCCCTGGGAATCCGAAATACATAG
- the SMARCD1 gene encoding SWI/SNF-related matrix-associated actin-dependent regulator of chromatin subfamily D member 1 isoform X2 has protein sequence MAARAGFQSVAPSGGAGASGGAGAAAALGPGGTPGPPVRMGPAPGQGLYRSPMPGAAYPRPGMLPGSRMTPQGPSMGPPGYGGNPSVRPGLAQSGVDQSRKRPAPQQIQQVQQQAVQNRNHNAKKKKMADKILPQRIRELVPESQAYMDLLAFERKLDQTIMRKRLDIQEALKRPIKQKRKLRIFISNTFNPAKSDAEDGEGTVASWELRVEGRLLEDSALSKYDATKQKRKFSSFFKSLVIELDKDLYGPDNHLVEWHRTATTQETDGFQVKRPGDVNVRCTVLLMLDYQPPQFKLDPRLARLLGIHTQTRPVIIQALWQYIKTHKLQDPHEREFVICDKYLQQIFESQRMKFSEIPQRLHALLMPPEPIIINHVISVDPNDQKKTACYDIDVEVDDTLKTQMNSFLLSTASQQEIATLDNKIHETIETINQLKTQREFMLSFARDPQGFINDWLQSQCRDLKTMTDVVGNPEEERRAEFYFQPWAQEAVCRYFYSKVQQRRQELEQALGIRNT, from the exons ATGGCGGCCCGGGCGGGTTTCCAGTCTGTGGCTCCGAGCGGCGGCGCCGGAGCCTCGGGCGGGGCCGGCGCGGCGGCTGCCCTGGGCCCGGGTGGGACGCCGGGGCCTCCCGTGCGAATGGGCCCGGCGCCGGGCCAGGGGCTGTACCGCTCCCCGATGCCGGGAGCGGCCTATCCG AGACCAGGTATGCTGCCAGGCAGCCGAATGACACCTCAGGGACCTTCCATGGGACCCCCTGGCTACGGGGGGAATCCTTCAGTccgacctggcctggcccagtcagggGTGGACCAGTCCCGCAAGAGACCTGCGCCTCAGCAGATCCAGCAAGTCCAGCAGCAGGCGGTGCAGAACCGAAACCATAA tgcaaagaaaaagaagatggcTGACAAAATTCTACCTCAGAGG ATCCGTGAACTGGTGCCGGAATCCCAGGCCTACATGGACCTCTTGGCTTTCgaaaggaaactggatcagaccATCATGAGGAAACGGCTCGATATCCAAGAGGCCTTGAAACGTCCCATCAAG CAAAAACGGAAGCTGCGCATTTTCATTTCTAACACTTTCAATCCGGCTAAGTCGGATGCCGAGGATGGGGAAGGGACGGTGGCTTCCTGGGAGCTCCGGGTAGAAGGACGGCTCCTGGAAGAT TCAGCCTTGTCCAAGTATGATGCCACCAAACAAAAGAggaagttttcttccttttttaagtcCTTGGTGATCGAACTGGACAAAGATCTGTATGGGCCAGACAACCACCTGGTAGAA TGGCACAGGACCGCCACCACCCAGGAGACGGATGGCTTCCAGGTGAAGCGGCCAGGCGATGTGAACGTACGATGTACGGTTCTGCTGATGCTGGACTATCAG cctccccagtTTAAATTGGATCCTCGCCTGGCTCGGCTCTTGGGCATCCACACCCAGACTCGTCCAGTGATCATCCAAGCACTATGGCAGTATATTAAGACACACAAACTCCAGGACCCTCACGAGCGGGAGTTTGTCATCTGTGACAAGTACCTCCAACAG ATCTTTGAGTCTCAACGCATGAAGTTTTCGGAGATCCCTCAGCGGCTCCATGCGTTGCTCATGCCACCGGAACCCATCATCATTAATCACGTCATCAG TGTTGACCCAAATGATCAGAAAAAGACAGCCTGTTACGACATTGATGTGGAGGTGGATGATACCTTGAAGACGCAGATGAATTCTTTCCTGCTGTCGACCGCCAGTCAGCAGGAGATAGCAACTCTGGACAACAAG ATCCATGAGACGATAGAAACCATCAACCAGCTGAAGACGCAGCGAGAGTTCATGCTGAGCTTTGCCAGAGACCCTCAGGGGTTCATCAATGACTGGCTGCAGTCCCAGTGCCGGGACCTCAAG ACCATGACTGACGTGGTGGGGAACCCGGAGGAGGAGCGCCGTGCCGAGTTCTACTTCCAGCCCTGGGCTCAAGAGGCCGTGTGCCGCTACTTCTACTCCAAG GTGCAGCAGCGGCGACAAGAATTAGAGCAAGCCCTGGGAATCCGAAATACATAG
- the SMARCD1 gene encoding SWI/SNF-related matrix-associated actin-dependent regulator of chromatin subfamily D member 1 isoform X1, with translation MAARAGFQSVAPSGGAGASGGAGAAAALGPGGTPGPPVRMGPAPGQGLYRSPMPGAAYPRPGMLPGSRMTPQGPSMGPPGYGGNPSVRPGLAQSGVDQSRKRPAPQQIQQVQQQAVQNRNHNSAKKKKMADKILPQRIRELVPESQAYMDLLAFERKLDQTIMRKRLDIQEALKRPIKQKRKLRIFISNTFNPAKSDAEDGEGTVASWELRVEGRLLEDSALSKYDATKQKRKFSSFFKSLVIELDKDLYGPDNHLVEWHRTATTQETDGFQVKRPGDVNVRCTVLLMLDYQPPQFKLDPRLARLLGIHTQTRPVIIQALWQYIKTHKLQDPHEREFVICDKYLQQIFESQRMKFSEIPQRLHALLMPPEPIIINHVISVDPNDQKKTACYDIDVEVDDTLKTQMNSFLLSTASQQEIATLDNKIHETIETINQLKTQREFMLSFARDPQGFINDWLQSQCRDLKTMTDVVGNPEEERRAEFYFQPWAQEAVCRYFYSKVQQRRQELEQALGIRNT, from the exons ATGGCGGCCCGGGCGGGTTTCCAGTCTGTGGCTCCGAGCGGCGGCGCCGGAGCCTCGGGCGGGGCCGGCGCGGCGGCTGCCCTGGGCCCGGGTGGGACGCCGGGGCCTCCCGTGCGAATGGGCCCGGCGCCGGGCCAGGGGCTGTACCGCTCCCCGATGCCGGGAGCGGCCTATCCG AGACCAGGTATGCTGCCAGGCAGCCGAATGACACCTCAGGGACCTTCCATGGGACCCCCTGGCTACGGGGGGAATCCTTCAGTccgacctggcctggcccagtcagggGTGGACCAGTCCCGCAAGAGACCTGCGCCTCAGCAGATCCAGCAAGTCCAGCAGCAGGCGGTGCAGAACCGAAACCATAA CAgtgcaaagaaaaagaagatggcTGACAAAATTCTACCTCAGAGG ATCCGTGAACTGGTGCCGGAATCCCAGGCCTACATGGACCTCTTGGCTTTCgaaaggaaactggatcagaccATCATGAGGAAACGGCTCGATATCCAAGAGGCCTTGAAACGTCCCATCAAG CAAAAACGGAAGCTGCGCATTTTCATTTCTAACACTTTCAATCCGGCTAAGTCGGATGCCGAGGATGGGGAAGGGACGGTGGCTTCCTGGGAGCTCCGGGTAGAAGGACGGCTCCTGGAAGAT TCAGCCTTGTCCAAGTATGATGCCACCAAACAAAAGAggaagttttcttccttttttaagtcCTTGGTGATCGAACTGGACAAAGATCTGTATGGGCCAGACAACCACCTGGTAGAA TGGCACAGGACCGCCACCACCCAGGAGACGGATGGCTTCCAGGTGAAGCGGCCAGGCGATGTGAACGTACGATGTACGGTTCTGCTGATGCTGGACTATCAG cctccccagtTTAAATTGGATCCTCGCCTGGCTCGGCTCTTGGGCATCCACACCCAGACTCGTCCAGTGATCATCCAAGCACTATGGCAGTATATTAAGACACACAAACTCCAGGACCCTCACGAGCGGGAGTTTGTCATCTGTGACAAGTACCTCCAACAG ATCTTTGAGTCTCAACGCATGAAGTTTTCGGAGATCCCTCAGCGGCTCCATGCGTTGCTCATGCCACCGGAACCCATCATCATTAATCACGTCATCAG TGTTGACCCAAATGATCAGAAAAAGACAGCCTGTTACGACATTGATGTGGAGGTGGATGATACCTTGAAGACGCAGATGAATTCTTTCCTGCTGTCGACCGCCAGTCAGCAGGAGATAGCAACTCTGGACAACAAG ATCCATGAGACGATAGAAACCATCAACCAGCTGAAGACGCAGCGAGAGTTCATGCTGAGCTTTGCCAGAGACCCTCAGGGGTTCATCAATGACTGGCTGCAGTCCCAGTGCCGGGACCTCAAG ACCATGACTGACGTGGTGGGGAACCCGGAGGAGGAGCGCCGTGCCGAGTTCTACTTCCAGCCCTGGGCTCAAGAGGCCGTGTGCCGCTACTTCTACTCCAAG GTGCAGCAGCGGCGACAAGAATTAGAGCAAGCCCTGGGAATCCGAAATACATAG